The proteins below are encoded in one region of Anguilla anguilla isolate fAngAng1 chromosome 3, fAngAng1.pri, whole genome shotgun sequence:
- the rps4x gene encoding 40S ribosomal protein S4, X isoform: MARGPKKHLKRVAAPKHWMLDKLTGVFAPRPSTGPHKLRECLPLIIFLRNRLKYALTGDEVKKICMQRFIKIDGKVRTDVTYPTGFMDVISIEKTGEHFRLIYDVKGRFTVHRITAEEAKYKLCKVKKIMIGTKGVPHLVTHDARTIRYPDPLIKVNDTVRIDLDTGKITEFIKFDTANLCMVTGGANLGRIGVITNRERHPGSFDVVHVKDSTGNSFATRLSNIFVIGKGNKPWVSLPRGKGIRLTIAEERDKRLAAKQGSS, from the exons ATG GCTCGAGGACCGAAGAAACACTTGAAGCGCGTGGCAGCGCCGAAGCATTGGATGCTGGACAAGCTCACCGGCGTGTTC GCTCCTCGCCCCTCCACTGGCCCCCACAAACTGAGGGAGTGCCTCCCCCTCATCATCTTCCTGAGGAACCGGCTGAAGTACGCCCTGACTGGAGATGAGGTCAAGAAAATCTGCATGCAGAGATTCATCAAGATTGACGGCAAGGTTCGCACCGACGTCACCTACCCCACAGGCTTCATGG ATGTGATCAGCATTGAGAAGACTGGAGAGCACTTCCGCCTGATCTACGACGTCAAGGGCCGCTTCACCGTCCACCGCATCACCGCCGAGGAAGCCAAG TACAAGCTCTGTAAAGTGAAGAAGATCATGATTGGCACCAAGGGGGTCCCCCACTTGGTCACGCATGATGCCCGCACCATCCGCTACCCTGATCCCCTCATCAAGGTCAACGACACTGTCCGCATTGACCTGGACACTGGCAAGATCACAGAATTCATTAAGTTTGATACCG CTAACCTGTGCATGGTGACTGGTGGTGCCAACTTGGGGCGTATCGGGGTGATCACCAACAGGGAGAGGCACCCTGGCTCCTTCGACGTGGTGCACGTGAAGGACAGCACCGGCAACAGCTTTGCCACCAGGCTGTCTAACATCTTTGTCATCGGCAAG GGCAACAAGCCATGGGTTTCCCTGCCCCGCGGAAAGGGAATCCGTTTGACCATTGCCGAGGAGAGGGACAAGAGACTGGCCGCCAAGCAGGGCAGCAGCTAA